The Mycobacterium sp. EPa45 genomic interval AAACTGGACGACGTGTTGCTCACCGGGTTTCCGGCCGGCATGTTGGCATGCAATTGCTACGTGCTGGCCCCACGGGCCGGAGCCGACGCCATCGTCGTCGACCCTGGCCAGCGTGCTTTTGCCACGCTGCGCCGCATCCTCGACGAGAATCGGCTGACCCCGGCCGCCGTCCTGCTCACTCACGGCCACATCGACCACATCTGGTCGGCGCAGAAGGTGGGCGACACCTTCGGCTGCCCGGTGTTCATCCACCCCGAGGACCGCTTCATGCTCTCCGACCCGATCCGCGGGTTCGGCCCCCGGCTCGGGCAGATCGCGCTGGGCGCGCTTTTCCGGGAGCCGAAACAAGTGGTGGAACTCGATCGCGACGGGGACAAGATCGAGCTCGGAGGCATCACCGTGACCGTCGACCACACGCCCGGTCACACGAAGGGATCGGTGGTGTTCCGGGTGGATCGGGCGGGGTCGCAAGACCCGATGGCGTTCACCGGTGACACGTTGTTCAAGCAGACGGTCGGCCGCACCGACCTTGCGGGCGGCAGCGGCCGGGACCTCCTCAGTTCAATCGTCGAAAAATTGCTGGTGCTCGACGACGACACCCTGGTATTACCGGGGCACGGTGAATCCACCACCATCGGTCTCGAACGCCGTACCAATCCATTCCTCGAAGGTCTGACGTGAGCGAATTCCAGGCACCCAAGGGTGTCCCCGACTACCTGCCGCCCGAGTCGGCCGAGTTCGTCGCGGTCCGCGACGGACTGCTGCGGACGGCCCGGCTGGCCGGCTACGGCGACGTCGAGCTGCCGATCTTCGAGGACACTGCGCTGTTCGCGCGCGGGGTCGGCGAGTCCACCGACGTGGTGTCCAAGGAGATGTACACATTCGCCGACCGCGGTGAGCGGTCGGTGACGCTGCGCCCCGAGGGCACCGCGGGAGTGATGCGCGCAGTCATCGAACACGGTCTGGACCGCGGCGCCCTTCCGGTCAAGCTCTGCTATGCGGGCCCGTTCTTCCGCTACGAGCGCCCGCAGGCCGGCCGCTACCGGCAGCTGCAGCAGGTCGGGGTCGAGGCCATCGGCGTCGACGACCCGGCGCTGGATGCCGAGGTGATCGCCGTCGCCGACGCCGGCTTCCGCTCACTCGGGCTCAACGGCTTCCGCCTCGAGATCACCTCACTGGGTGACGACACCTGCCGGCCGCAGTACCGGGAGCTGTTGCAGGAGTTCCTGTTCAAGCTTGACCTGGATGAGGACACTCGGCGGCGGGCCGAGATCAACCCACTGCGCGTGCTCGACGACAAGCGCCCGGCGATGCGCGAGGCGACCGCCGATGCGCCGGTGATGCTCGACCATTTGTCCGATGCGGCCAAGCAGCACTTCGACACCGTTCTGGCGCACCTCGATGCGCTCGCGGTTCCGTACGTGATCAACCCGCGGATGGTGCGGGGCCTCGATTACTACACCAAGACCACGTTCGAATTCGTGCACGACGGACTCGGCGCGCAGTCCGGGATCGGTGGCGGCGGCCGCTATGACGGGTTGATGCGGCAGCTCGGCGGCCAGGACCTGTCCGGTATCGGCTTCGGGCTCGGAGTCGACCGCACCGTGTTGGCTCTGCGCGCCGAAGGCAAGACTGTCGGAAACCCAAGCCGCTGCGATGTTTTCGGCGTACCGCTGGGTGAACAGGGCAAGCTGGTGGTGGCGACGCTGGCGGCGCGCCTGCGTGCCGAGGGGGTGCGAGTGGATCTGGCTTACGGCGACCGCGGACTCAAAGGGGCGATGCGCGCGGCCGATCGCTCGGGCGCACGCATCGCTCTGGTAGCAGGCGACCGGGATATCGAGGCCGGCACCGTGGGCGTCAAAGATCTCGCCGACGGCACGCAGGTCGATATCCCGGTCGACTCGGTTGTCGCCGAAGTGATTACGCGGCTGGCGTAGACCCGCCGCTCTCGTCGTAGCGCGGCGGTTGTCAGCCCGCGGGGCACAGATCGGTCTTGGCGAAGTTGATCGCAGCATCCGCCTGAGCGTGGCTGATCGAACCGGAGTTCTTGAAGTAGGTCTGCGACAGCTCATTCGGATCTGCGCCGCCGGCCAGTGCCTTGCAGATCGTGTGGCCGTCGGCGATCAGCGCCGCCTGGTCGCCTGCGATGCCTGCGCTGGTGAGGTCCTTGATGTAGTCGGCTTCGGCGTTCGTGATCGCCCCCGCGGCGGGCGCGGCGATGAGCGCGACGGCCCCGGCGGCAGCAGCCGCCGTCAACAAACCTTTGATCATTGTCATGTCCCTTGTGTTCATTGGAGTTACTGCTGCGGCAGAAGTTACTACCTTGTGACCTGACGCGCACGAAAAAACCGAAAGATTTCCGACGCTGCGATTCGAGCGCCATCCATCGGCTTTTCGGGACATGAATATGAAGTTTCTATACGGCTGCGGTCATTTAACCAATTCTCACGAGATTCTTGGCGCAACCTTGGCCGTTTCGGGAACCGTGTCGTTCGCGTGGCTCGTTGGACAGGTATGAACACCGCAAACGGTGCAGTCGGCGCCGACCTCATCGAGGGCTACCTGAAAAGCCGGCAAATGCGGTATTTCTGCGGTCACCACGACAACGAGTTCTTTTTCCTCGTCAACGCGTACCACGGTCGCTTGCATGTGCACTTGCAGCCGTGCGGTTCGGCTGTTCAGATCACGATCACCGCCGAGTGTTATTACCCGGCCGATCACCGGTCGGGGGTCGCAGCGCTCGTGCAGCAGTGGAACGACGCCGATTCCCATGCCGCCGCGACGGTGTTCTCATCGTCTGATCCGCGGTTGGTCGGGGTGGTCGCCGAGCGACGCTATCGCGCCGGGGACGGCGAGTTCGGCCCCTTCGTCGATCAAACGGTTCAGTCCGCGATCGACCTGTTCGGCCGGCTGCGCGCCACGGTGGCGTCGTCCGACGGCACCCACCTACTCGACGCGGGTTGAGCGCCGGTACCGGACGAACCAGATCAACCCCACCGCCGTCGCCAGCACCACCACGATCACGGATGCGCTCGACGCCACCAGGAATGCGCCGACCTCGGCCCCGCCGTCGTCGTGGCCGATGACCCGCTGATACGGATCGTCGCTGGGCGCCGGAGCGAAGATGAAATCGGTTGTGATCGAGGATGGTTCGGCGTTCGTCGTGATCTTGGTGAGGTAGGGGTTGTTGACGCTGAGCTCGGTCAGTGCCCGATCAGTGGTGCGGCCCTGGATCGACCCGGCGTAGTCGACGGTGACGTCCTGCCGGGAAGCGTCGGCGTCGGCGCGTTGCATCCTGTGCTGCGCCAGCGTGTAGATCGTCACTTTCTGAGTGTCTTTGGCGGCGGCCGACATTCGCATCGGATACACCAGCCGGTCGGACGTGAAGTCCAGGCGAACCGGGTCGAGCTGACCGCGCAGCGGTGTGTCACCGCTGAGGCGCATCGCCACGAACGACCAGCCCTGCTTGAGGTACGGGTCGAGCGCCGCGGTGACCTCCTGGCGCATCACATACCCATTCGCGTCCAGCCACCGTCGCACGCCGGTGAGGTCACCGCCGGTCAGCGTGGTCGCCTCCAGCGGTCCGAGTTGCACCTGCGCGAGGACGGTCGGACCACCGCCGGGCGCTGCGCCGGTCTCGTCGAGACCACTTCGCGCGGTGCCGCCGCGCTCGATCCGGGGTGCGGTGAGCCGCTCGAGTTCTCGGAACAATCCGGGTTCGGCCTGGCTGGCTCTGGCGGGGGTGGGAGTCGGCACGATCAGCGCAGCGTTGTCGGCCACAGAATGCAGATCCAGGCGCATGACGATGGTTTCGGCGTTGCCGTCGATGGCGACCAGGCTCTGTTCACCGGTTACCCGCGCCTCGAGGTCGGGGCTGACGATCCCGCCGCAGGCGCAGGCACCCGCGGTCGTGCCGGGGCCGACGAGCAGTACCCCGGCGGCCAGGACGGCCGCACCGATGATCCGTACCGGGCGCATCATGGTTCCCCCTTGTCACCCCACCCGAAGGTCATCCTGCTCAGCATCCGGTCGCGCAGCGTCACGGTGTGCAGCAACACTGCCGAGACGTGCGCGGCGATCGCCGCCACCAGCAGGTAGGCGAGCACCGAATGCGTCTGCCGCAGCACAAAGAACAGGTCGGCGTCGAACGGCGCGATCCGAGGCAGTGGCACCGAACCGAACAGCACGACGGGTCGGCCGCCGGCGGACACCATGGCCCACCCGACCAGTGGCTGGGCCACCAGCAGCGCGTACAGCCCGATCTCGGAGCCGACCACCAGCAGGTGCTCGACGGATCCCACCGTGGCGGGCAGCCGCGGTGCGCGGTGGGTGAAACGGTTGGCCGCACGGATGACCACGATGACCAGGATCGCCACTCCGAGCGTCATGTGCACGCCGACCAGTGCGCCGTAACTGCCCAGCGAGTTGACCATCACGAACCCGATGAACAGCGCGCCGAACACTGCGAGGGCGGTCAGCCAGTGCAGGATTCGGCTGCGGGCGGGGTAGCGCTCGACCGGTGTCATGCGCTGACCTCGTCCACCTGAACGGCCGGCGGCGATGTCGGCTCGCCGGTGCGCTGGCGGTAGGAGGCCGCGTAGACGTCGGAGCGGGCGGACAGAAGCGGGTCGTCTGAGGGTTCGATGCCGTCGGGCAGGACCAGCGGATCGAAGTTGATATCGCGGGCATTGCCGAGCGCTTCGGTCGCGGCGGAGGTGAGGGTGAGCGTGCCGACCTCGATGCCCCGGCGGTCCGCGGGCCAGGCCAGTGTGGCGTCGGTCAGCTGATCATCGGGGTTGGCGACGGTGACGAGCAGGCGCCATCGGAGTGGGCCTGCGCGCAGCTGGCGGATCACGGCGTCGAACAGTCCGTTGGCATCCCCGGATCGGGGCGCCGGGGCGGCCTGCTGCGGCACCAGCGACCACCGGACCGGCGAACGTGTGCCGCCGTCGTCGACGAAGAAGAAGGTGTTCAGACTGCGAAAGGTGCTGTCGCCGAAGCCCGCTGACGGGGGATGCTGCTTGATGACGGCCATGGCGGCGGCGGTCTCCGGGTGGGCGGCCAGGAACGCCTTCATCGCCGCGGGGTCGGGCTGCCCGGTGCCGGCGACCGTCTTGGATGCCAGTAGCCGGTCGTAGAACCCGCGCGCCGAATTGTCGGGAAACACCGGCAGGTTCAGCATCGCGGTGCGCCACTGCCGGCTGTCGGGAAATCCGAATGCGAGCCCGAGCCCTCGTGCGGCGCCGGGGGTGTCGGCAACGGTGGGGTTACCGCCTGCCAAGGAGAATCGGCCGACGACGGGGTACTGCCCGGGGCGGAAGACCGCGGCCCGGCTGAGTTCCTGTCCCTTGCCGTTACTGTCGAAGTAGCCGGTGACGACGACCCCTTTGGCGTGGTTCTTGCGGAATCCGAGGTGGCGTCCGTAGACGCTGAGGAATCCGTCCAGGAACGTCTTTCGGGTCATGCCGGATCCGACCCATTTGTTCGCGTAGGCGACGGCGCCGAGGTCGACGGCCAGGAACGCGCCGACCGCCCCGAGCCCGACCAGAACCGACCGGCGGTTGACGGCGGTGTTCACTCCCCAGCGTGGACGATTGGTCACTTAACCGAGGACGCTTCCCCGGCGGGATCGGTTCACCGTCGTGACACAGCTCACGACCGGCAGTCTAGATCGCCATCGCCGCGCGGACATCAGACTCGGAGGCCGAGCCGCCGGTGCCACTGGACGTCACCCGCCCAGCTTCCAGGATGTAGTAGCGCTGAGCCGATTCCAGCGCGAAACCGATGTGCTGTTCGACCAGGAGCACGCCCAGATCACCGCGACGGGTGAGCGCGGTGATCGCCGCCTCGATCTCGGCGACCACCGAGGGCTGGATGCCTTCGGTCGG includes:
- a CDS encoding MBL fold metallo-hydrolase; protein product: MLLTGFPAGMLACNCYVLAPRAGADAIVVDPGQRAFATLRRILDENRLTPAAVLLTHGHIDHIWSAQKVGDTFGCPVFIHPEDRFMLSDPIRGFGPRLGQIALGALFREPKQVVELDRDGDKIELGGITVTVDHTPGHTKGSVVFRVDRAGSQDPMAFTGDTLFKQTVGRTDLAGGSGRDLLSSIVEKLLVLDDDTLVLPGHGESTTIGLERRTNPFLEGLT
- the hisS gene encoding histidine--tRNA ligase → MSEFQAPKGVPDYLPPESAEFVAVRDGLLRTARLAGYGDVELPIFEDTALFARGVGESTDVVSKEMYTFADRGERSVTLRPEGTAGVMRAVIEHGLDRGALPVKLCYAGPFFRYERPQAGRYRQLQQVGVEAIGVDDPALDAEVIAVADAGFRSLGLNGFRLEITSLGDDTCRPQYRELLQEFLFKLDLDEDTRRRAEINPLRVLDDKRPAMREATADAPVMLDHLSDAAKQHFDTVLAHLDALAVPYVINPRMVRGLDYYTKTTFEFVHDGLGAQSGIGGGGRYDGLMRQLGGQDLSGIGFGLGVDRTVLALRAEGKTVGNPSRCDVFGVPLGEQGKLVVATLAARLRAEGVRVDLAYGDRGLKGAMRAADRSGARIALVAGDRDIEAGTVGVKDLADGTQVDIPVDSVVAEVITRLA
- a CDS encoding DUF732 domain-containing protein; translated protein: MIKGLLTAAAAAGAVALIAAPAAGAITNAEADYIKDLTSAGIAGDQAALIADGHTICKALAGGADPNELSQTYFKNSGSISHAQADAAINFAKTDLCPAG
- a CDS encoding YbjN domain-containing protein, translating into MNTANGAVGADLIEGYLKSRQMRYFCGHHDNEFFFLVNAYHGRLHVHLQPCGSAVQITITAECYYPADHRSGVAALVQQWNDADSHAAATVFSSSDPRLVGVVAERRYRAGDGEFGPFVDQTVQSAIDLFGRLRATVASSDGTHLLDAG
- a CDS encoding DUF2330 domain-containing protein; the encoded protein is MMRPVRIIGAAVLAAGVLLVGPGTTAGACACGGIVSPDLEARVTGEQSLVAIDGNAETIVMRLDLHSVADNAALIVPTPTPARASQAEPGLFRELERLTAPRIERGGTARSGLDETGAAPGGGPTVLAQVQLGPLEATTLTGGDLTGVRRWLDANGYVMRQEVTAALDPYLKQGWSFVAMRLSGDTPLRGQLDPVRLDFTSDRLVYPMRMSAAAKDTQKVTIYTLAQHRMQRADADASRQDVTVDYAGSIQGRTTDRALTELSVNNPYLTKITTNAEPSSITTDFIFAPAPSDDPYQRVIGHDDGGAEVGAFLVASSASVIVVVLATAVGLIWFVRYRRSTRVE
- a CDS encoding cytochrome b; amino-acid sequence: MTPVERYPARSRILHWLTALAVFGALFIGFVMVNSLGSYGALVGVHMTLGVAILVIVVIRAANRFTHRAPRLPATVGSVEHLLVVGSEIGLYALLVAQPLVGWAMVSAGGRPVVLFGSVPLPRIAPFDADLFFVLRQTHSVLAYLLVAAIAAHVSAVLLHTVTLRDRMLSRMTFGWGDKGEP
- a CDS encoding catalase family peroxidase, with product MTNRPRWGVNTAVNRRSVLVGLGAVGAFLAVDLGAVAYANKWVGSGMTRKTFLDGFLSVYGRHLGFRKNHAKGVVVTGYFDSNGKGQELSRAAVFRPGQYPVVGRFSLAGGNPTVADTPGAARGLGLAFGFPDSRQWRTAMLNLPVFPDNSARGFYDRLLASKTVAGTGQPDPAAMKAFLAAHPETAAAMAVIKQHPPSAGFGDSTFRSLNTFFFVDDGGTRSPVRWSLVPQQAAPAPRSGDANGLFDAVIRQLRAGPLRWRLLVTVANPDDQLTDATLAWPADRRGIEVGTLTLTSAATEALGNARDINFDPLVLPDGIEPSDDPLLSARSDVYAASYRQRTGEPTSPPAVQVDEVSA